In the genome of Dickeya fangzhongdai, one region contains:
- a CDS encoding alpha/beta fold hydrolase has product MSIEKCIVTYDSWKIYVEKHISDPAHETIIMVNGALSTTAAFKNTVKNLSSRFNIILFDLPFIGESLPHNTLDRVITKSDEVNILLHLIDTLEPDHILSISWGGLSSMLALSNKPKQIKKAVIASFSAHLNDKMRDYIQRARQYIHSKEFENAAELLNNEVGKFLPPLLKHINLKHISSMSEFAFQQVNFHIDQVLTLKEEHYIEMFKDINAEVLFLNGENDEYTTADDIKKMEKYIRICEFSTIPEAGHFLDLENRKAAKQVAERIISFFA; this is encoded by the coding sequence ATGTCCATAGAAAAATGCATTGTCACATATGACTCATGGAAAATATATGTTGAAAAGCATATTTCCGATCCTGCACATGAAACCATTATTATGGTTAACGGAGCACTATCGACAACCGCAGCATTCAAAAATACCGTAAAAAACCTGTCCAGCAGGTTTAATATAATTCTTTTTGATTTGCCGTTTATTGGTGAATCCCTGCCTCACAACACGCTGGATAGAGTCATAACCAAAAGCGATGAAGTCAATATCCTGCTTCATCTCATCGACACGCTTGAACCGGACCATATCCTGTCGATTTCCTGGGGCGGCCTGTCTTCAATGCTTGCCTTGTCAAACAAGCCCAAGCAGATCAAGAAAGCCGTGATCGCGTCATTTTCAGCGCATCTTAACGATAAAATGCGAGATTATATCCAACGCGCCAGGCAATATATTCACTCGAAGGAATTCGAAAACGCGGCAGAACTGCTCAATAATGAAGTAGGTAAATTCCTGCCGCCTTTATTGAAACATATTAATCTGAAACATATCTCCTCCATGAGCGAATTTGCATTCCAGCAGGTCAATTTCCATATCGACCAGGTTCTCACGCTCAAGGAAGAGCATTATATAGAAATGTTCAAAGATATTAACGCTGAGGTACTTTTTCTGAATGGTGAAAATGACGAGTACACCACCGCCGACGATATCAAGAAAATGGAAAAATATATCAGGATCTGCGAATTCAGTACGATTCCTGAGGCAGGTCACTTCCTTGACCTCGAAAACAGGAAAGCCGCAAAACAGGTAGCGGAAAGAATAATATCGTTTTTCGCATAA
- a CDS encoding inner membrane protein YbjM, with product MTGNNRGWLGVVSCFVLFTLVFLSQKMRIVGTSLEDGFRGDPGMLLFLLPGMVSSYLSRNRRLHYPLMGALVAMPICLLVLQLWQFSSLSFWQELAYVSSAVFWCLMGGLVFLFLRAVSRHYFH from the coding sequence ATGACAGGCAACAACAGAGGTTGGTTGGGCGTGGTCAGTTGTTTTGTCTTGTTTACGCTGGTGTTTCTAAGTCAGAAAATGCGAATTGTCGGCACGTCGCTGGAAGACGGTTTCCGGGGCGACCCCGGAATGTTGCTGTTTTTGCTGCCGGGGATGGTATCGAGCTATCTGTCGCGCAACCGGCGATTACATTATCCCCTGATGGGGGCGTTGGTGGCGATGCCGATCTGCCTGCTGGTGCTGCAACTGTGGCAGTTTTCCAGCCTGTCGTTCTGGCAGGAGCTGGCTTATGTCAGCAGTGCGGTATTCTGGTGCCTGATGGGAGGGCTGGTGTTCCTGTTTTTGCGAGCGGTCAGCCGACACTATTTCCACTAA
- a CDS encoding GrxA family glutaredoxin has translation MYAVIFGRPGCPYCVRAKELAEKLTEERDDFNYRYVDIHAEGITKADLSKTVGKPVETVPQIFLDEKHIGGCTDFEAYARENLFQ, from the coding sequence ATGTACGCTGTTATTTTCGGTCGCCCCGGCTGTCCTTATTGTGTTCGCGCCAAAGAGTTGGCTGAGAAACTGACCGAAGAGCGTGACGATTTCAATTACCGTTACGTCGACATTCACGCGGAAGGCATCACCAAGGCCGACTTGTCCAAAACGGTAGGTAAACCGGTGGAAACCGTTCCGCAGATTTTCCTGGATGAAAAACACATTGGCGGCTGCACCGACTTCGAAGCCTACGCCAGAGAAAACCTGTTCCAGTAA
- a CDS encoding serine hydrolase has protein sequence MKIVTPLISWGRVVVVAATVLMTVSPVLRAEQMPPPPQIEAKAFILIDYASGRVLAESNADVRLDPASLTKIMSSYVIGQAIKVGKITPEDKVTVGKDAWATGNPVLRGSSLMFLKPGDQIPVSDLNKGMVIQSGNDASIALADYVAGSQDAFVSLMNQYAATLGLANTHFLTVHGLDTSGQYSTARDMARLTQALIRDVPGEYALHSEKEFTFNNIRQPNRNRLLWNSNLRVDGVKTGYTGGAGHSLVASAVDGDMRLISVVLGAPSDAVRFRESEKLLTWGFRFFETVTPVRSDTPFTTSRVWFGTEKQARLSVAQDAALTVPKGQMKNLKASFTLAQPQLQAPLKKGQVVGTIDFQLDGNSVGQRPLVVMEDIPEAGFFSRLWDRVLMTLSGWFGGVFG, from the coding sequence ATGAAGATAGTGACACCTCTCATTTCCTGGGGACGCGTAGTCGTGGTGGCCGCCACGGTGCTGATGACGGTTTCGCCGGTACTTCGGGCTGAGCAGATGCCGCCTCCGCCGCAAATTGAGGCCAAAGCCTTTATTCTGATCGATTACGCCAGCGGGCGGGTGCTGGCGGAGTCGAATGCCGATGTCAGGTTGGATCCCGCCAGCCTGACTAAAATCATGTCCAGCTATGTGATTGGTCAGGCCATCAAGGTGGGGAAGATCACGCCGGAAGATAAAGTCACCGTTGGGAAAGATGCCTGGGCTACCGGTAATCCGGTGCTGCGTGGGTCGTCGTTGATGTTCCTTAAGCCGGGTGACCAGATTCCGGTGTCCGATCTTAATAAAGGCATGGTGATTCAGTCCGGCAACGATGCCAGTATCGCGCTGGCGGATTATGTCGCCGGCAGCCAGGATGCCTTCGTCAGCCTGATGAACCAGTACGCCGCCACACTTGGGCTGGCGAATACCCATTTTCTCACGGTACATGGTCTGGATACGTCTGGGCAGTACAGCACCGCCCGCGACATGGCGCGCCTGACTCAGGCGTTGATCCGCGATGTACCGGGCGAATACGCGCTACACAGCGAAAAAGAATTTACGTTCAATAATATCCGCCAGCCAAACCGCAACCGCCTGCTGTGGAACAGCAATCTGCGCGTGGATGGCGTGAAAACCGGCTATACCGGCGGGGCGGGTCACAGTCTGGTGGCGTCCGCCGTCGATGGCGACATGCGGCTGATTTCGGTCGTGCTGGGCGCGCCGTCGGACGCGGTGCGCTTTCGGGAGAGTGAAAAACTGCTGACCTGGGGGTTCCGCTTCTTTGAAACCGTGACGCCGGTGCGCAGCGATACGCCATTTACCACGTCGCGGGTGTGGTTCGGCACCGAAAAACAGGCCAGACTGAGCGTCGCGCAGGATGCCGCGCTGACCGTGCCGAAAGGGCAAATGAAAAACCTGAAGGCCAGTTTCACGCTGGCGCAGCCGCAGTTGCAGGCGCCGTTGAAGAAAGGTCAGGTGGTCGGAACCATTGATTTTCAGCTGGATGGCAACAGTGTCGGCCAGCGTCCATTGGTGGTGATGGAGGATATACCGGAAGCCGGCTTCTTCAGCCGCCTGTGGGATAGGGTGCTGATGACGCTGTCCGGCTGGTTTGGCGGGGTATTCGGTTAA
- the nfsA gene encoding oxygen-insensitive NADPH nitroreductase, with protein sequence MTPTISLLRQHRSIRSFTDQPLSDEQRNAIIAAAQSASTSSFLQCSSIIRITDPTLRSHLVHLTGEQPWVGQAAEFWVFCADFHRHQQIYPQAELGLAEQLLLGCVDTALMGQNALVAAESLGLGGVFIGGVRNQIAEVTRLLALPQQVLPLFGLCLGYPAAQPDLKPRLPAALVVHENRYQPLDHAVLAEYDQHIVEYYRHRDSNQRMESWSDQIRRTLSKERRPFMLDYLRQQGWATR encoded by the coding sequence GTGACGCCAACCATTTCACTGTTACGCCAGCACCGCTCCATCCGATCGTTTACCGACCAGCCGCTCAGCGATGAGCAGCGCAATGCCATCATCGCCGCTGCACAGAGTGCGTCCACCTCCAGTTTCCTGCAATGCAGTTCGATTATTCGCATTACCGATCCCACATTACGCTCGCATCTGGTGCATCTGACCGGCGAACAGCCTTGGGTCGGACAGGCGGCGGAGTTCTGGGTGTTCTGCGCCGATTTTCATCGTCATCAGCAGATTTATCCGCAAGCTGAATTGGGGCTGGCGGAACAGTTGTTGCTCGGCTGCGTCGATACCGCGCTGATGGGGCAGAATGCGCTGGTGGCGGCCGAATCGCTGGGATTGGGCGGCGTCTTCATTGGCGGCGTGCGCAACCAGATCGCCGAAGTAACCCGGTTGCTGGCGTTGCCGCAACAGGTATTGCCGCTGTTTGGGCTGTGTCTGGGGTATCCGGCCGCGCAGCCTGATCTCAAGCCGCGTCTGCCGGCGGCGCTGGTGGTGCATGAGAACCGCTATCAGCCGCTGGATCACGCCGTGCTGGCGGAATATGACCAGCATATCGTCGAGTATTATCGCCACCGCGACAGCAATCAGCGTATGGAAAGCTGGAGCGACCAAATCCGACGCACCCTGAGCAAGGAACGTCGTCCGTTCATGCTGGACTACCTGCGACAGCAGGGCTGGGCCACCCGATAG
- a CDS encoding YbjN domain-containing protein: MDSIIVPDLNLLRRWLDQLGIIYFECDSCQALHLPHMQNFDGVFDAKVDMADSVILFSALAEVKPTALIPLVGNLSQINASSLTAKAFLDIQDDNLPKLIVCQTFSAGAGITLEQFRHFMQQAEEQISMVIMEASANNLLFLGDEEESPAERFNTSSLH; the protein is encoded by the coding sequence ATGGATTCAATCATCGTCCCTGATTTGAATTTGCTTCGGCGGTGGCTGGATCAACTGGGCATCATTTACTTCGAGTGCGACTCCTGTCAGGCCTTGCATCTGCCGCACATGCAGAATTTTGACGGCGTGTTCGACGCCAAGGTCGATATGGCCGACAGCGTCATCCTGTTCTCCGCGCTGGCGGAAGTGAAACCGACCGCCTTGATTCCGCTGGTGGGCAATCTAAGCCAGATCAACGCCAGTTCATTAACCGCCAAGGCGTTTCTCGATATTCAGGACGACAACCTGCCTAAATTGATCGTCTGCCAGACATTCAGCGCCGGCGCCGGCATCACGCTGGAACAGTTCCGCCATTTCATGCAGCAGGCTGAGGAGCAGATCTCCATGGTGATCATGGAAGCCAGCGCCAATAATCTGCTGTTTTTGGGAGATGAGGAAGAGAGCCCTGCTGAGCGTTTTAATACCTCAAGCCTGCACTGA
- the rimK gene encoding 30S ribosomal protein S6--L-glutamate ligase: MKIAILSQDGSLYSCKRLCEAAEERQHSIEVINPLSCYMNINSAAPSVHYRGRQLDHYDAVIPRIGAAITFYGTAVLRQFEMLGSVVLNNAMSVIRARDKLHSLQLLARQGIDLPITGFAHSPDDTADLIKMVGGAPLVVKLVEGTQGIGVVLAETHQAAESVIDAFRGLNAHILVQEYVREAHGKDIRCLVVGERVVAAIERQAKPGDFRSNLHRGGSASRVRITPQERAIAVKAAKTLGLNVAGVDILRSARGPLVMEVNASPGLEGIETATGLDIAGMMIEYIEHHHRATSRSVRAG, encoded by the coding sequence ATGAAAATCGCCATTCTGTCGCAGGACGGTTCTCTCTATTCCTGCAAGCGGCTATGCGAAGCGGCGGAGGAGCGGCAGCACAGCATTGAGGTGATCAATCCGCTGTCGTGCTATATGAACATTAACTCGGCCGCGCCGTCCGTTCATTATCGGGGGCGCCAACTGGACCATTATGACGCGGTGATTCCGCGTATCGGCGCAGCGATTACCTTTTACGGTACGGCCGTGTTGCGCCAGTTTGAGATGCTGGGCAGCGTCGTGCTGAATAACGCCATGTCGGTGATTCGCGCCCGCGACAAACTGCATTCGCTGCAATTGCTGGCCCGTCAGGGCATCGATTTGCCGATTACCGGCTTTGCGCACTCGCCGGACGATACCGCTGACCTGATCAAGATGGTCGGCGGCGCGCCGCTGGTGGTGAAACTGGTGGAGGGCACGCAGGGAATCGGGGTGGTGCTGGCGGAAACCCATCAGGCGGCGGAAAGCGTCATTGATGCCTTTCGTGGCCTCAACGCCCACATTCTGGTACAGGAATATGTCCGTGAAGCTCATGGCAAGGATATTCGCTGTCTGGTGGTCGGCGAACGGGTAGTGGCGGCGATCGAACGACAGGCCAAACCGGGTGATTTTCGCTCCAACCTGCATCGGGGCGGGTCAGCCAGCCGGGTGCGGATCACGCCGCAGGAGCGCGCAATTGCGGTCAAGGCCGCAAAAACATTAGGACTCAATGTGGCGGGTGTTGATATACTGCGGTCGGCGCGCGGGCCTCTGGTCATGGAGGTCAACGCTTCGCCCGGACTGGAAGGGATTGAAACCGCCACCGGGCTGGATATCGCAGGGATGATGATCGAATACATTGAACACCACCACCGTGCGACATCCCGTTCAGTCAGGGCAGGGTGA
- a CDS encoding aspartate:alanine antiporter translates to MNINVADLLNGNYILLLFVVLCLGLCLGKLRLGSVQLGNSIGVLVVSLLLGQQHFAINTDALNLGFMLFIFCVGVEAGPNFFSIFFRDGKNYLMLALVMVSSALLIALVLGKVFGWGIGLTAGMLAGAMTSTPVLVGAGDTLRNTISLGPQLAMTQEQLSLGYALTYLIGLVSLIFGARYLPKLQHQDLPTSAQQIARERGLDADSQRKIYLPIIRAYRVGPELVAWADGKNLRELGIYRQTGCYIERIRRNGILATPDGDAVLQLGDEIALVGYPDAHARLNPNFRDGKEVFERDLLDMRIVTEEIVVKNHNAVGKRLSQLKLTDHGCFLNRIVRSQIEMPIDDAVVLNKGDVLQVSGDARRVKSIADRIGFISIHSQVTDLLAFCAFFIIGIMVGLITFQFRNFSFGIGNAAGLLFSGIMLGFLRANHPTFGYIPQGALNMVKEFGLMVFMAGVGLSAGSTINHSFGDIGIQMVLSGLIVSLLPVVICFLFGAYVLRMNRALLFGAIMGARTCAPAMEIISDAARSNIPALGYAGTYAIANVLLTLAGSLIVIIWPQLPG, encoded by the coding sequence ATGAATATAAACGTCGCTGATTTGTTAAACGGGAATTACATTCTGCTGCTGTTCGTGGTTCTCTGTTTAGGTCTTTGTCTGGGAAAATTGCGGCTCGGTTCGGTTCAACTCGGTAATTCCATTGGCGTTCTGGTGGTTTCGCTGTTGCTCGGGCAGCAGCATTTCGCCATCAACACCGACGCGCTCAACCTCGGTTTTATGCTGTTTATTTTCTGCGTCGGCGTGGAAGCCGGCCCCAACTTCTTCTCGATTTTTTTTCGCGACGGCAAAAATTACCTGATGCTGGCACTGGTCATGGTCAGCAGCGCATTGCTGATCGCTCTGGTGCTGGGCAAGGTATTCGGCTGGGGAATCGGCCTGACCGCCGGCATGCTGGCGGGGGCGATGACATCGACGCCGGTGCTGGTGGGTGCCGGGGATACGCTGCGCAACACCATCAGCCTCGGGCCGCAGTTAGCGATGACGCAGGAGCAACTGAGTCTGGGCTACGCGCTGACCTACCTGATCGGTCTGGTCAGCCTGATTTTCGGCGCCCGTTACCTGCCCAAACTGCAACATCAGGACCTGCCGACCAGCGCCCAGCAGATTGCCCGCGAACGTGGGCTGGACGCCGACAGTCAGCGCAAGATCTACCTGCCGATCATTCGCGCCTACCGGGTCGGGCCGGAGCTGGTGGCCTGGGCTGACGGCAAAAACCTGCGCGAACTGGGCATTTATCGTCAGACCGGTTGCTACATTGAGCGCATCCGTCGCAATGGCATTCTGGCGACGCCGGATGGCGACGCCGTACTGCAATTAGGCGATGAAATCGCGCTGGTGGGGTATCCGGACGCTCACGCCCGCCTCAACCCCAATTTCCGCGACGGCAAGGAAGTGTTTGAGCGCGACCTGCTGGATATGCGGATCGTGACCGAGGAAATCGTGGTGAAAAACCACAACGCCGTGGGCAAGCGCCTGAGCCAGTTGAAACTCACCGACCACGGTTGTTTCCTCAACCGCATCGTCCGCAGCCAGATTGAAATGCCGATCGACGACGCCGTGGTGCTGAACAAAGGGGACGTTTTGCAGGTCAGCGGCGATGCCCGTCGGGTGAAAAGCATCGCTGACCGCATCGGGTTTATTTCCATTCACAGCCAGGTCACCGACTTGCTGGCCTTCTGCGCCTTTTTCATCATCGGCATCATGGTGGGGCTAATCACCTTCCAGTTCCGCAATTTCTCCTTCGGCATCGGCAACGCGGCAGGCTTGCTGTTTTCCGGCATCATGCTCGGTTTTCTGCGCGCCAACCACCCGACGTTCGGTTACATCCCGCAGGGCGCGCTGAATATGGTAAAAGAGTTCGGCCTGATGGTCTTCATGGCCGGCGTCGGACTCAGCGCCGGCAGCACCATCAACCACAGCTTCGGCGACATCGGCATCCAGATGGTGCTATCCGGGCTGATCGTCAGCCTGTTGCCGGTGGTGATCTGTTTTCTGTTTGGCGCCTATGTGCTGCGCATGAACCGGGCGCTGCTGTTCGGCGCCATTATGGGCGCGCGCACCTGCGCCCCGGCGATGGAGATCATCAGTGACGCCGCCCGCAGCAATATCCCGGCGTTGGGCTACGCCGGTACCTATGCCATCGCCAACGTATTGCTGACGCTGGCCGGGTCGTTGATTGTGATTATCTGGCCGCAACTGCCCGGCTGA
- the deoR gene encoding DNA-binding transcriptional repressor DeoR codes for METRRAARLNKLAQALKKADKLHLKDAAQLLGVSEMTVRRDLNAQPEASVVLLGGYVVCDLKANGATSYFVSDQQTKHVVEKSIVGELAAACIEPNDTVFFDCGTTIPFIIAAIPDDLPFTGICYSLNTFLVLQGKPNGRVILCGGEFHPDNAIFTPLGRQHELDQICPTKAFISAGGIDQEAGATCFNFAELAMKHRAMALSQRVILVADGSKFGKRKPARIGALTLFDTVITNHTPDADCIHYLKANNIRLLTP; via the coding sequence ATGGAAACGCGTCGCGCAGCACGGCTCAACAAACTGGCTCAGGCTTTAAAAAAGGCCGATAAACTGCACCTGAAGGATGCGGCGCAACTGCTCGGCGTCTCTGAGATGACAGTTCGACGCGACCTGAACGCCCAGCCGGAGGCGTCGGTAGTGCTGCTGGGCGGCTACGTGGTTTGTGATCTGAAAGCCAACGGCGCCACCAGCTATTTTGTCTCCGATCAGCAGACCAAGCATGTGGTGGAAAAAAGCATCGTGGGCGAGCTGGCCGCCGCCTGCATCGAACCAAACGATACCGTGTTTTTTGACTGCGGCACCACCATCCCTTTCATCATTGCCGCCATTCCGGATGACCTGCCGTTTACCGGCATTTGCTATTCGCTCAATACGTTTCTGGTGCTGCAAGGCAAACCGAACGGCCGGGTGATCCTGTGCGGTGGAGAGTTCCATCCTGACAACGCCATTTTTACTCCGCTGGGGCGTCAGCATGAACTGGATCAGATCTGCCCGACCAAAGCGTTCATCTCAGCGGGGGGAATCGATCAGGAGGCCGGCGCCACCTGTTTTAACTTCGCCGAACTGGCGATGAAACACCGCGCCATGGCGTTATCCCAGCGCGTGATTCTGGTGGCGGACGGCAGCAAATTCGGCAAACGCAAGCCCGCGCGCATCGGCGCGCTGACCTTATTTGACACGGTCATTACCAACCACACGCCGGACGCTGACTGCATACACTATCTCAAAGCCAACAACATTCGATTGCTGACGCCCTGA